The Lepisosteus oculatus isolate fLepOcu1 chromosome 4, fLepOcu1.hap2, whole genome shotgun sequence genome window below encodes:
- the caly gene encoding calcyon neuron-specific vesicular protein, which translates to MVKLGSNLAEKPEKEQALEDGFDNIPLITPLDVSQLQQPFPDKVIVKTTTEYQLQQKKKRKLYVPGIKKLNINLYDEVSEKVKLTGLILITMAFLACLLLLVMYKALWYDQLSCPEGFVFKHKHCTPAALEMYYSEQEPGARGGLYTAISHLTQAKKTIPELPSPWLPVINALKEAEKAKEESSHVQQ; encoded by the exons ATGGTGAAGTTAGGGAGCAATCTGGCTGAGAAACCAGAGAAGGAGCAGGCCCTGGAAGATGGGTTTGATAACATCCCTCTGATAACACCCCTGGACGTGAGCCAGCTCCAGCAACCGTTTCCCGACAAG GTAATTGTGAAAACCACAACAGAGTACCAGCTGCAGCAGAAGAAGAAGAGAAAGCTATACGTGCCTGGCATTAAGAAATTGAATATAAACCTGTATGATGAAGTGTCAGAGAAGGTCAAG CTAACTGGTCTGATCCTCATCACTATGGCATTCCTGGCATGCCTGCTGCTGTTGGTAATGTACAAGGCCCTGTGGTACGACCAGCTCAGCTGCCCAGAGGGCTTCGTTTTCAAG CACAAGCACTGCACCCCCGCAGCCCTGGAGATGTACTACTCAGAGCAGGAGCCAGGCGCAAGAGGGGGCCTCTACACTGCCATCAGCCACCTTACCCAGGCCAAGAAGACGATACCCGAGCTGCCGTCTCCGTGGCTACCGGTAATCAACGCCTTGAAAGAAGCAGAGAAGGCTAAGGAAGAGTCCAGCCATGTCCAGCAGTAG